The Cryptomeria japonica chromosome 2, Sugi_1.0, whole genome shotgun sequence region TGCTAGGGATCGATTAGCTTAAAGACACAGCTAAGACATGGAAACCACTAGAAACGAAACGAATAAGTGATAATGACTAATCATAAAGCAAGAGGCTGATAAGATTATGACATTGGAAGACTTCACAATGAATAGCTTCACTTGAATAACCAATCACAGTTATAAAAGAAACCCAAGATAACAAGCGCACGAAAAACTCTAAAAAGAATAGAGTTTTAGCTTAAAGGATAAACCCTAACATAAACCATTCAGTATTTGTGCGACTATCTTTAAACTGTTATCTTGATGTTAAATAGCTCCTCTTagagaatcattctgaaaatcgTACACAGGATAGTTCATTCAGCATTTGCGCGGCTACCTTTAAACTATTCTCTCCATTGTTAAATAGCCCCTTTTTGAAGAATCATTTTGATCTCTCTCATACTTTATAAGCAAGCTGCACCAAATCCTGTAAGTTTAAGCTCTACGCATTCCCATTTCCCAAACCATCATCTCTGTCATCAGCCCAGGCAAAAGACAAACTCATTGATTCTTACCTTCCTGCTTAAAAATGGTAGACAAGAGCTGTGAGGCTATGAATGTACGCTTTTTCATAAATACTAAAACCCGACGTATCATATATGCGGAGGCTGGTAAAGAGTTTGTTGATTTTCTGTTTAGTTTTCTTTCCATGCCCATCGGTTCTGTCCTCAAATTAGTGCATGAATCCGAATCCAATAGAAGAAAAAATGGTTCTCTATCCAATCTCTATGACAGCATGGAAAAACTACCCTCTCAGTTTATGAGTACAGATAAGTCCCAGCTGCTTGACCCCAAATTTATAACGACCTACTCTAATAAGTCTCTTAAGATCGAAGGCGGAAAATATTACACCTGCTCTTATCCAGACACAACTCACAGTAGTTCGGTCTTCGGAAGTGGTCTCAACTTCAGTGCAACTAGTTCCCCTTTCACAGGTTTTTCTCCCTTCACAACTAGTTCCCCGACTTTCGCAACTAGTTCCCCTTTCGGAGGTGTTCCTCGTGAAAATATTACGCCTACTCCTATCAAGACAGAAGTCACAGTAGTTCGTACATCGACAATTCACAATATGAGCACCAGCAACAAAGATATATGTGTCTGTGGAAATCCTATTAACCGCCCTCTTCAGCTATTGCAGAAGAGGTATATAAGCAGCGGAAGTAGCAGCCAAAATGCGGGGCAAGGACAAAGCGGTTACGTGaaagaaatagccatgtttattatAACCGATGACTTGAAGATAACAGGGAGTTCAACTAGCGTCATCATGACATTGCTCAATCAGCTCAATATCAAAGATTTAACAGAACTTGAAGAGCGCACAACAATTGTTGATCGTAACAAGGTCAGAGTTATTAGATTTATTTCAATTTGTTGGGGCAAATTTGAAGGTGGATCCCTTTTTGTTGCTTTTAATGagattttgataaaaatattaatatattttaggcATTGAAGCTGCTTGAGGCTTCTTTGGTTTCAACAACTGTCTTGAGCGATGTTTTTGCAGCAGAGTTTTCTGTGCCAGCCGAGGTAAATTTGATTTGGCATTTCTTCATTACAAGAGATCTTCATTTACGATTTAGTCTCTAGTCTTTTTTAATGATATTTCGCCTGTGAATTTGTATTCGGTGTTGCAGGTCTCCTCGTCATAAGAACAAGAGAAGGAGCGACGGCGTAGAATAATTTGTGTGTAATCCTAAAATTAGCTCTACATTTCATTTTCTTTAGTGGCATAAGATTTAAAGTTAATAGGCTGGGAAGCTTACTTTTCTTGGTAGTAAGCTACTTTCATTGTGACATAAGATTTATAGTTACCTGGAAAGCTTACTTTTAGAGTGAGTTCTTTAGTAAGCCAGATTCTTCAGAATTACAGCAACACTGTAGAATACTAAGTAAAGGGAGAAATATTATGTGTTTTCTTTCTGTAAATCTTTTCGTCTGCACCTGTTCCAAGTTTTGGTGGAATGTTTTTTCTAATTGTAAATTTGTGTATACAAACAGTTGTAATGGAGAATAATATTATAAAGTAAACagtttttatgtaattattttatttatatgtttAAGAACAATTATTAGCATTTTACTGAAAAGAATGAAAGAATCTAATGTTTTTAATATTAGATGGTGTCACGGtggatttattttaatatataatgcAAAATTTTGGTTTTTTAACACTTTTCTTATAATAGATTTTTATTCTGATTTATATTCTCAACTAATTATATTCTTTATAATGGACCTTATTCTTATTATCCTATTTCCTTTAATTTATTCTCCTTTTACTAAATTATTCTCCATCACATCTTCTTTTGTAATAGAATCACATCATGGCTTTGATAGTTGATTAAAATATGTTGTGTACAACTCATCTAATCTATTCTCCATCCACTAACTTATTCtgtacaattgaaacatttaatctAATTCTCTTTCTACTAGCGTATTCTCCCTCCACTAACTTATTCTCCTTCCACTTCTATTACATTTAAAAcaactttcttgtaaatattttTACATGCTTTCATTTGTGAATTTCAAAGTAATTGAAACCTAATGTGTAAACCCCTATTAATACACCCCTTACAAATTAAACATGATTACTAATATTTATATCAACAACTAATTTCATAATGATGTAAAGACCATGAAAACAGATCATGAATCAAGGATTGGTCAGTTGGAGATTAGCTTGGAAGACATTAAGGGCAATCTGAAGAATTTGGTGGATATTAGTAGGGAAGCCATTAATAACAATGCTCAGGGTCTAAAAAAGTTCAATGCGATGATGGCGGATCAAAGAGCTCAGTCTACCACTAGTATTCCACCCtcaaacaccaaacaaaagaagaaaatgcAAGACCCGATCACCACTGGCCCCTATTCGAGGACTAGAAGTAGGAACCATCATCGATGAGCTCGAGGACATCAACAAAAGTATGATCCaaaagaattaggagatgatgcAATCTCTGGTTTATTGTGTTTTAGGTTTTTTCTTGTTGTGTTCTATTTTTTTGTTGTGTGGGCTTGGCCCATTTTTTGTGTGGTTGTTTTGTCGATGGTTATGGATTGGTTAGCGACTGTTTGTTTTTTGTATTTCTCTTTaactttgggttttgggtccccataaaacccatttatcttaataaaaattaACTAATTTCATAACCATGATCACTTATAGAACTTTTCATATATACCTTTAAATCAATGATTGTTAATTTTTTGCATGGTAGCCTTAACTCAAAAGTTACCATTTCTTTAGTTGAACACCCAATTTCCTTGAAACAAATAATCACAACTATTCTCCTAAAAATATAGTTATAATTCTTGGAATCACTCTAAACTCTCTCATGCATTATAAGTTAGATCTAATCTTATTAATTTTTTGTTCTATGTATTTCAATTTATCATAGAATCTTCCCCCTCATTAGTTtagattttttaaaaaatcatttttatatcTCTGTTTTATTTAAAATGGCAAATAAGAGCTCCAAAATCATGAATGTAAGCTTTTTAATAAATACTAAAACTTGGTCTAAGTTATTTCCTCATTGTATTGTAACAGTCCAACTTTCCACAAATGTACCTATGGGCATGGTAAATATGTTGAATATGGTGAGAAGGATttcataataataaaaataatttgattaatcacAACATTTGAGAATTTAGAATTTTTGAGAtatgatcttataaaaggatttgaaaaaataattatatGAAGTATACAGTCGCTCTTACTTTTTTGTTTTCATATTTAAAAAGTTAATTGTTGTATATATCTTtttcttgtaaataattttaaatttctttcacCAAGACTAAATTTAGATTCATATCAATAAAATTTCAAACAAACCCCAAAGTTTTTTAGGAAGTCCACTTCATAAAACCATAGTCCTAAAACGTTTTTTCTTGATCTAAAATTTACCATGTCTACAGCTTCCTTGGAAGAAGATTCAATTTTAGCATTTCCTTAACCTGCATAAAAACCTATCTGaagtaatagaaaagaaaattaaatattcaCTTACCTAAAATAAAAAATGGTAGCAAGGGATCTGTCACATGGAAATCCATTTCCCAAGAAAGAGCTGCATTAGAATAAATAAGAAAAATGATATAATTACTTGGAAAGCTTACTTTTAGAGTCAGTTCTTTAGTACGCAAGTTTCCTCAAATTTACAGCAACACTGTAGAATACTAAGG contains the following coding sequences:
- the LOC131034542 gene encoding uncharacterized protein LOC131034542, with the translated sequence MVDKSCEAMNVRFFINTKTRRIIYAEAGKEFVDFLFSFLSMPIGSVLKLVHESESNRRKNGSLSNLYDSMEKLPSQFMSTDKSQLLDPKFITTYSNKSLKIEGGKYYTCSYPDTTHSSSVFGSGLNFSATSSPFTGFSPFTTSSPTFATSSPFGGVPRENITPTPIKTEVTVVRTSTIHNMSTSNKDICVCGNPINRPLQLLQKRYISSGSSSQNAGQGQSGYVKEIAMFIITDDLKITGSSTSVIMTLLNQLNIKDLTELEERTTIVDRNKALKLLEASLVSTTVLSDVFAAEFSVPAEVSSS